The Candidatus Glassbacteria bacterium DNA window ATGAACTCCGGGATCGTGGTCAGGCGCAGGCGGCGGAAGCCGGGCATGATAAACAGGCCGCAGAAGGCGAACGCCATGTTGCCGGTCCACTCGTGCCAGATGATACTCACGCCCTCGTAGGCGGCCTGGCCGGCCTCGGAGATGAAATTGTACATCCCCAGGTTGCAGGCGGCCATCGAGCAGACCACCAGTACCACAGGCATCTGACGGTTGGCGAGGTAGAAATCATCGGTATGGGCTACGCTGCGGCTCAGATAGCGGCCCAGGCCCAGCATGAACGCAAGCCAGATAAAAATTATCGCAATGTCGAACGTACCCAGCATGTTCGCTCCCTGGAAGCTCGGTTAAGCTGATCGAAAAGTTGGACTCGTCTATTCCTGGCTTTCGGTGTGATGTCCGCCGCGGGTAAACAGTTTGAATGCCTTGAACGCACCGAGAGCCACCAGTACGATCACGACGATTACGAAGGCGAACGACGCTATCTCGATCAAGTGCATGTAACAACTCCCGGTTCAGTTATAAGTGCACGCGCGGGCCTCGTCGCCAAAAGTGCGCATCAACTCTTCGTCGGCTTCGAAAAAGTGGTCGCTGGGCGCCAGGATGTAGCCTCCGCCATCGCCGGCCTGCTCGAAACAGCGGCGGACCTCGGCGCGGGTCTCCTCTGGAGAACAGCCGGTGAAACAGTGCCCCTGGTCGAACCCGCCGATCATGCAGACTTTGCCGCCGATCCGCCGGTTGGCTTCCGCCAGCTCGGTGTCGGCGCCCATCGCGGGCGGAGTGAACGTTTCGACCGCGTCCGGCCCCATCCCGGCGATCAGCTCCAGCAGCGGCATGATCCCGCCGCAGATATGGTAGACAATCCGCTGGCCCGCCTCGTGTGCGGCCTCGATAATCCGGCTGTCGCTGGGGGCGACGAACTCCTCGAAGATAGCCGGACTGATCACCGTGGAGCTGGCCGAGCCTCCGCCAAGTTCGAGCAGGTCGTAATTGGCTCCGGCGAGCGAACGGGCGAACACCAGTTTACGCCGCAGCAGGATATCGAGCAGTTCATGGACCCAGGCCGGATCGTCGAACGTCTCCATGATCAGCTGCTGGGTGCCGGTCAGGCAGGTGGCGTCCTGCCACGTACCGGGCTGGCCGTAGACGTCGAAACAGCAGATATGCCCGCGCACGATCCCGGTTTCGCCGAATTCGGCGGCCTGACGGTTGACCTCGTCCACGTCGCATTTGGGCGCGGTGGCGAACTCGGCGATCAACTCGATATCGCTCTTTTCCTTGATCAGATTCTCCGCGACCCAGGCCGTTTTGCCGTCGTCCTGGATCACCATGCCGAGCTCGCCGCGGGGAGTGTGGAAGCGGTAGCGGGTCGTGCAGTAATCCGGGTCGGGGATCTGTTCGGAAGCCACCCGCCAGTGGTCACTGGCAACCCTTGTGCTTTCCAGGAAACCAGCTTCACCCTGATCCGGATCCGAATACTCGCCGGAAGCTTTGTCCGGACGGTGGGGCACCGTCCAGAGGATCGGGTCCAGCCCGTAGCGCCGGAAAAAATCCATCCGCGATGCGCCGCCGAGGCTGTCCCTGAGATACGAATCCATTACGTGATGAGTCGTGACAGGCAGACGGTCGGGCTGACGGCGGTCCAGGGCCGCCAGCAGCCTCTGGCGGGAGGACATCACCTGACAGCCTCCGAGCGGTCGAAATCGATCTCCTTCTTGACTAGCATGTATCCGCCGGGACGGCTCTGCCAGCGCTCGGGGATTTCATCCAGGGGGTCCACGGCCACGTACACCAGCCGGGTGCCGCTCAGGCCGCTTACATCCCAGTTCACCCGGGCTACGCCGAACTCGCCGGGGGCTATCGAGGGAATGATTGTCTCGCCGATCACGTTGCGGTCCATCCGTCCCGCCACCGGCTGGCCGTCGTAAAAGCGCACCCGGACATTACGTGCCTCGCGGGCGCGGGGGAGATGCCCATAAAGGTTCTGGTTACGCACCAGGGCGGTGACAGTCATGTTGTCACCGTCGCGGCTGAAGGTTACGAACGAAGGGTCCTTGAGCACCAGTTCGGCCTTGTTGTAGACAACCAGCGGCCGGCTGGTGCGGTTGTCGCTCTCATCGGCTTCGGCGATTTCATTGTCCGGGTCGACCACCGCGTGGATAGTGTTGCTGATATAGCCCGTGCTCTTTTTGCCGCTGCCGATCGAGACCCCGGTGCCGGCGTCGGGCTGGTACTGGACAGCCGTCCAGGGAACCGATACCTCCACACTCCGGCCCGCACCGAGGGAGGCGACCGTGACGTCCTCGCCGATCCGCATGCCGCCATCGTCCGGGTCGCCGTCGAAAAAGCGCACTTTCACGTTTTCGGCAGGGCTGTCTCCCCGGTTGGTAACCAGGGCTGTGATCTCGATCCGGTCGTCAACCGCGGGGTCGTCCTGGCTGAACAGGATATTGGTATCCTCGAGCCAGTGGAACGTGACCTTGCGCGCGTGCCTGCCCCGGCTGTCGTCACGCCACACCAGTCTGTTGGTTCCGGCCTGAAGGTCGGGCAGGATCATCGGGCGGTAAAACAGGTCGGCGGTCAGGGAGATATCGCGCAAGACCACTTGGGCCGGGTCGTCGCCGGAAGCCATCCTGAAGCGTACCAGGCAGCCGTACTTGTTTTCGCTGTACCAGGTGACCCGCTGGGTCTCCTCGGTTCTCAGGTCGATCTCGAATTCCCCGGAGCCCTCGCTTTGCCACAGCGTCAGCCAGCTCTGGCCCTCGTCGGTGGAAAGCTCCACCGTTACCGGGCTGCCGTCGGTGACGCCGGCGGCTCGCACGCTGAGGCTGGGAACAAAATACGGGACCCGGATGCGGTAAACCATGCTGCCCGCCATGTTCGCGCTGCCCGGCGTAAACACCCCGTTAGTCGCGCGGATGCCGTCCAGCTCGACAGGCTGTTCCTTGATTCCTGCCGGGTCCAGCCTGCAGGTGAGCGTACCGTTGGCGTAGATCAGCGGCTCCAGGGTCATCGCCTCGCGTCCCTCGCGGTGCTCCTCGATCCATTGTGGAGACAAATCCTTGCGGTTCCACCATTTGCCGATGTTTTGCCAGCTCAAGTGCAGGAGTTCGCCGGCGTGAAGGTCCAGGGAGCTGTCCCAGACAGGGCAGGAGGAATTGAACAGGGTCCGGTTGGCGTAATGGGCGTTGAACCCGTCGTACCAGTCGCTGGCGGCGTTCATGTAGTTGCGCATGATCGAGGCGAACGACCAGTGGTTGTGCAGCCGGTTGTCGTAGTCCAGCCCGCGGCGGATCAGGCCGTCGTCCTTGTCCAGCTCGACCAGCGAGGCCACGGTGCGGTTGTCGTGGTTGAGGAAATAGCCGCGCAGGCGGGAGTCGTACATGTGCCACTGGTTATCGTAGTAGACAGCGCTGATCGTGTGGCCGCCGGGCATGCCGATCACGGGGTTCAGGAATATGGCCGGAAAATCCGCGGACTCCCAGAGCGCGTTGAGCAGCAGGGCGTAGTTTCCGCACCAGCTGAATCCCCAGATATTGATATATTCCAACGGGTCGTCGCAGCCCTTGCCGCCGCGGTCGTAGAGGTTCTTGATCGCGAAATAGAAAATCGCCCGCACTTTTTCCTCATCGGTCATGCCGGGACGGATTATACTGCTGGCCAGGGACTTGATACTGGAGAAGTCGAGATCGCCCTCGCGGGTCAGCCGCAGGTTTTCGGCCGGACCCTCGATTGTGATCCCCGTGTTGCCCGGCGGCGTCCGCCCGTCAACATCGATAACGAATTCAGCCGCAGCGGAACGGATTTCCTCGCTATGGCTCATCGGGCGGGGGGCCACTGCAAGGTTGGTAGAGGCGTAGAGGATGCCCGCCATGCCTAGCAGGAACGCCACGGGCATCATGTATAAAAAAATCCGGGGTTTCATCGCATCCTCCGGCCAAGTTATTGCGGCCTGTCGGCCGCCAGCCACTGACGCCATTTTTTTGCATTAGTTTTGTAATCCTGTCCGGTCAACTGCTCCAGAGCCACCGCGGCGCCCCAGCAGGCCCAGTCCCGTCCCTCGCGGCTGATTCTGTTTTCGGGGTCCTCCAGCGCTTCGATCAGAGGCAGCAGAGCCCGGTTGTCTCTCAAATCGCCCAGGCCCAGCGCGGCCTGCTCGCGGGTGAACAGGCTGCCCTCGTTGAGCAGCTCCACGAGCGGAGTGTATGCCGCCCGGTCGTTGAGAGTGGCAAGCGACCTGGCCGCCGCGACCCGGGCGCGCTCGTCGGAATCGTTGAGCCCGGCCAGCAGGCAGCTCCTGATTTTCTCTCCGGCGGGGGAGGAAGCCAGTTCCGGCGAACCGCTGACCAGCATTTCCCGGCCGATTTCGCCCAGCAGCTGAAACGTAACCACCCGGACACGCCAGAAACGGTCGCTCACCAGCCTGGCCAGCCGCTCGTCTATATCCCTGACACCGAGCCGGGCAGCCGCCTGCACCGCCCGCCAGCGGATAAAATCCGCGGGATCGTCGAAAGCCGCCAGCACGGGAGTCACCGCGTCCCCGTTCCCCGAATTGCCCAGCGCCTGGACCGCGCGCTCGCGGACGTACTCATCGCTGTCTGAGGCGGCTGTAATCAGCGAGCCGAGGCCCTCTCCGTGACAGGTAACCGCGATCCGGCGCACCGCATCGAGCCTCACCGCCGGGTCCGGCGAGCCGAGGTGGCCGGTCAGTTCCTGCAGGGCCGTCCCGGCAAATGCAGCCGAACAGATTAAAGCAAGCAAACAAACGGCGGGAAAAATACTTTTAGCGGACATCGAACAGAAGCCTCCAGAGTTTAAGGCATGGCAACCCCGCCGAGCTGCGGCGGATAGAAATAACCCATCGACGCGGCGGTTACGCCCAGGCGGTACTGCCTGTCCTGCATCAGGCAGGTGCGGCGTGTGTTTGTAGGGATAGTGGTAGAATAAATCCTGATCTCGCCGGGCAGGCTGGTGATAATTTCCTCGCGCCAGTCGCCGAGGCAATCAGCGATCCCGATCACCCGGCCCTCGATCTCGGTAATCGTCTCCCCGTTATAATCGAATATCCTGCCCTCGCAGTTGATTTCCTTCTGAGCGTCGCCGTCCCACCATATCGCGCGCGGTGCCAGGACATTATTCCCGAAAGGTTTGTCGCTCATACGCTCACCCTTGGCCGAGTAGAGCCAGAACTGGCTGCGGTCGCTCTCGCCGGCGTAACATTCCATGCCCGGATGGGCTGCGTCGATATCGCCGACCATACCCTGGCTGTGCACGTGGGTGGTTTTGCCCTGGTAACTCCAGATAATCTTACCCGATTCGGCTTCGGCCAGGCACACGCCGCCTGTTTCATGGTGGGTTTCGAGGCCGTAAAAGATTTCCAGGCCGGGCCGGGCCTGGTCGATATCCGCTACATAGCCGACATCGTTGTGCCCCAGGCCGGTGGTCCAGATAGCCTTGCCGTCGTCATCCAGCGCCGCCGAGCCGATCACCAGTTCATCGCGGCCGTCGCGGTCGATATCAGCCGAGATCAGGCCGTGCTGGGCCTGGCCCTGATATTTTTCGTTCTCACCCGAAGCTTCCCAGTACCAGATTTTTTCCAGGCTGGCATCGAACGCGCCGGTCTTGATAATCCCGTAGGTGCCGCGCTGCATGATCAGCGAGGGGCGCTTACCGTCCAGATAGGCGATTGTCAGGAAGTTCCGGGTAACGTGGCTCATCGTGTCGAACCCGTCGCGGCTGAACCATGGAATCCTGGAGACGACTTCACCACTCGAGCCGTCCACCTTGACCAGCCATTCAGGACCGCTCACCACCTCGCCGTCGATCTCCCGCGGATCGCCCTCGCCGGCCTTGGTGTAGAGCTCGGCACGGCCGTCACAGTCCAGGTCATAGACGATATAGGGCGAATACCAGGTACCCATCTCGATTGACCAGCCCATGTCGTAGCGCCAGAGGAACTTGCCTTTTGATGAATAGGCTTCGAGCTTGTACGTGTCGCGGCTGCGCCTCCAGTAACCCGGCTCGCGCCAGGGATCGGTATTGAAATCGGGCTGTTTGATCACGTAGTCGTAAGCACCGTCGCCATCCAGGTCGGCTACAGCCACGTTGTGGGCATCGTAATTCCCTTGCAGGAGAATCTGCACGTACGGAACATTGAATGGCCAGGCGCGGACGAAAAAAGTTGCGGACGGTGGTCCTTCCTTGCCGCCCGTCACCGGACGCACGTGGTAGTAGTACGTCGTACCCTGAGCCAGGGTGCTGTCCAGATAACACGTGCTGCTGGTTACGGGCTTATCGTTGACCCGTTCCAACTTATGGTTGAAAATATCCTCGCGGTAAAGATTGAAACCGATGTCGGCCGGATCGCTCTGGAGCAGACGCCAGCTGACAAAAACCTGGCCCCGGTCGCGGGCCAGGGCCACCAGACCGCGATCCAATTTCTCGCCGCCGCTCTGAGCTGGAGCTGCTGCGGCGCTAAGGCAAATTAAACAGACAACGGCGGAAATGATTCGCATTGACATGGCACTTCTCCCTGGTTCGGTCAGATGGTAACAATTGCCTGTTCTGTCCAGGCCTACCACCAAGACTGCGGCATGTTCGTAATATCAGGCATCTCGTCCGGTACACCCCTGGCCGGGCCGTACTGCACGCTGCCGCCGTAGGTTGTCAGATAGAGCATACCGGGGTTGTTGACATCGGGAATCGGGCGCTGTCCCCACTTGAACCGGTAACCCGTGATCCGCTGCCAGGAGTCTCCCCAGTCGTCGCTGCGGAAAGCCGCGTTCTGGAACGTGTTAAGATAGATAGTTCCAGAGGAGTGAGGGTCGAGCGCGGCGGAGTTGACCCGGCGGACCCTGTCGAACACGAGCTGCCAGTTCTCGCCGCCATCGAGCGTACGGTAGACTCCTCCGCCCACGTCGCCGCCCTCGCCGGCAACTGCCCAGCAGAGGAGGAACATCCTGTCGGGGTTATCGGGGTCGATAACGAGGTCGTGGGGTGCGTTCTCACCGGGAGGCAGGTCCATTTTCTGCCAGCTCGCCGCGTTATCGTCGCTCATGTACAGCTCGCCGTCGATCCGGTGCGATTTTCTCCGGTCGCCGTCCTCGAAACCCATCCCGCGGGCGATAACGAGATAGAGCATGCCGTTTGAGGCGCGCCTGATTTTCCAGGCGAACCTGTTGTCGCCCAGTCCGTTGTTGACCTCCATCCAGCTCGCGCCGCCATCGATACTCTTGTACACGCCGCGGCCGAACATGGTGGCGTAGACCGTGCGGGAGTCTCCGGGGCTGTCCGGGTCGTAGATCACGTGGGTGCCGACCGAATTATCGGGGATACCGTTCATGCTTTTGCGCCAGGTCCGGCCGCCGTCGTCGGTAACCGCCACGCCGCCCTGGTTGTTGCCGAACCCGCGGGGACTGAACATCTTGTCGCGCGGCAGGTCGTGGGCGTTGCCCCAGACACTCCAGGCGCGGCCATCGACCTGGTGGTCCATTTCCAGCCAGTAGCAGGTATTGGTCCAGCGGCGGGGCACGCCTTCCAGCGAGTGCCGCCAGCTTTTGCCGCCGTCGAAACTGTGGAACAGGCCGATATCCGTGTAGGAGATAAACAGGTGCTGAGAGTCGAACGGATCGAGGTGGACGCCGTAACAGGTGGTGACATCCAGGCCGTTGCTGGTGAATGTCCCGTCCGGGTTTTTCTTGCTGTGAATCTGCCGCCAGCTGCGGCCACCGTCAGTGGTCTTATACGAGCGTCCATTGTCGGTGCCGATACAGATATCGGGGTTCTGCGGAGCGATGCCGAGGTGGATCGGGTTGCCGCCCCAGCCCGGACCCCACTGATCGTCCAGCCAGCCCTGGGTGAAATTACCGGTCAGGTAGCCGGTCCCGTTGGCCAGCCACGATGGTTGCCAGCTGTCGCCGGCATCGGAAGACTTGAACACGCCGAAAACCCAGAGAGTGGTGTCCTCGCGGGCCTCGCGTGCGTTACGGCTGGAGAGGTAGAGCACCTCGGCGGCGCTCTCACAGGCGTCAATATCGCGGATAGCGGGCACCAGGCCGTCCGGTACGTCTTTGAGCAGTCCGGTGTTGACCTGCTGCCAGCTGCTTCCTCCGTCGCTGCTGCGGAACACCCCGCCGCTGACAGAGCCGCCGGAGTTCTGCATCGGGGCCAGCACGTAGAGCAGCGGACGGCCCTTGCTGATGCCGCCGGCCACATCGACGATGAACCGGGACGGCAGGGCGATCTGCTCCACCTCGCCGCTTTGCTCATCGACGGCCACGCAGGCGGTTCTGGTGAAAACAAGCAGCTTGCCGGTCAGCGAGGACGGGAAGATAGCGAGCACGCCGCGGCCGGGCAGATCGGTAACCTTGCGCCAGGTCCGGCCCCCATCGCCGGTGGCCACCAGGAACGCCTGTGCCGACATATCGCCCCTGCCGCCGCTCATGTAACTGACCAGCGGAGCCATCCCGAGATAGATCTTTTTGTTGTCCGCCGGGTCGACCTCGATAGTTTCGATCGTCCCGTCGAACGCGCCTTCCACGATCTGGCTGGGCAGCATGTTCCGCCCCTGGACCGGGCCGCGGTAAAGCGCGTTTTCGACACGGGGATAGATAATCTCCCACGATTTTCCCGTATCGGCGGAGCGGAGCAGGAGGGTGAGTCCCATCCCGCGGTCCTCGCTGTAGCTGAATCCGCGCGAGGCGGCGTAGATCACCGACGGGTCCACCGGATCGAACTCGAAATCCTCCGGGACGTTCCAGAAATCGAGCATCCGCCAGTTGGTCCCGTCATTCGTGATATAGGCCGCGGTCATGTCGCAGTGCATCATCGCGATATTCGGGTCGTGGGGGCTGAAAGTGGGCAGGAACATCCCGCCGCCTCCGCCCGGACCGATCACTTTCCAGTCAGCATCAAGGACGGTGGGCGCCTGCTCTCGAGGCTCCGGCTGGGAACAGGACGAGACGAAAAGCGCCAGGCAGGTTATGGCCAGACAGGTTGCGAGGACTGCGGTTTGGCGGTACACGGTGGTCTCCGGGTTGTCAGTTGGCGGCGTAAGCCGAGTTGACGCCCACAGAACCGATACCGGGGTACCAGTTACGGGCGTTTTCACGGAAAACCTTTTGCAGCACGTCACGCGGCAGGGCCAGGCCCCTGAACGGGCCGTTGACCTCCGGTGCGCTCATTTCCTCGCCGGTGGCGAAATAGCGGTAATCGGTCATGTACGTTTTTTCCATCCGCTCCAGGGTTTCGCTCAGGCCGGAACCCTGGCCGCCGCTGGCGATATAGTCGGTGGCGTACATCAGTCGGTCCTGGTACTTGAGGAAAAAGCTGCGGACTTTCTCGCGGTCCTGCACCTGGAAGTGGCAGATTCTCGCCGACATGTCAACCGCGAAATTAGGGTAGAGGTCCAGACGGCGGGCCAGCGAATCGACATCCCATTCGAGACTGCCCAGGTGGGCGCCCACAAGGCGCAGTTTCGGGTGACGGGCCAGGACACTGTCGCGCGCGGCGATATGCTTCCAGTAGTGGGGGATCTCCGGGTGCCGGTACGCGTGATACTGCGGGTTTTCCCTGAAGTAATTGCGGTCGTTGTTGACAGTCATCGAGTCCAGCGGGAGCCAGCAGTTACGGGGTTCGCCGATATGGGCCAGCAGGGTTTTGCCGTGGGCCTCGATCAGGCGGAAGACAGGCTCGAACCGCGGATCGTCGATCATCACGAAACCGCCGTCCGGGTCCTGGAGCACCATCCCGATCTCTTTCCAGACTTTCACTCCCACCGCGCCGCGCTCGAAACCCTCCTCGATAGTCGCCAGCGCCCGGTCCTTCCAGTCCGGCTCGCCCCAGTTTTCCAGGTTGAACGTGGTAATCCAGGCCAGGTTGTGAGGGTACTCGGGAGTGAGACGCACGGCGGAATCGATTATCTCCGTAACACGGTCCCACTGGGTGCCGCGGGTGGCGATAGTGATCCATTTCAGGTTGTGCCGTTCGAGAAGTGCGAAAAACTCCGCTTCATTCGCACCTTTCAGACTCACGATGTGCGCGTGGGCGTCGACTTTGGGCATCGCCAGCAGCTCCTCGACAGTCATACCTTCGCTCTCGCTTGCCTCACCGGCGGCTGGTTCTGCCTGCGGGGCCCGGCTGGAACAGGCGGCCAGCGATAAAACAAGCAGAAAGCAGAGTGATGTGGTATTGAAACAGCGGTTGACGCGTCGTGTCATTGATCCTCCGTGAAAGCTGAAGCAAGATGATTTCAGTTGTCGCCCGCGGTTCTATCGCCGGCAAAGCGGCTGAAGGATGCGGATATGGATGACGGATGTCGGGAGTTATTCCTAACGGCAATATAACAAATAAACAGTGCGATACTCAATCTTTAGAAAACTTCACCCCAGCGCAACCCGCCCTGCTCCTTCAGGTTGATCGGGAACGAACCGTCGCCCAGCAACTGCTGGGCGCAGGACCAGTTGACCGGGCGGACCGTACCGCCCCTGGTGATCAGCTCGCCGGAGAGTTTCATTTTCTGTCCCCAGGCGCTTTCGGGAAGCAGAAAAGCGGCCTGACGGATGTCCCCGGCATAGGGCCGGCCGGCATCGAGGCAGCCGCTCAGACGCAGCGAGCCGTCGAGGCTTTCCACGCTCAGACGAAGGACGCCGGGCACTCCCGCCACCCCGTCGTTGACCATACCCAGGATCAGCTCCGGCCGTCCCCAGCGCTCGCGCTGCCAGACCCATCCCGGCCGCACGCGCCAGCCCAGGCGTTTCCGGAGCGCCGTGATACCGCCCGGCCATTGTTCGTTGTATTTCGCCAGGTTATCCGCCTCGGTCCAGAGGGCCCAGTAGTTGGCGCCCATGCTCAGTGCCAGCAGCATCGATTTTTCCTTGGCGTTGAACCCGGCCTCATCGACCGGGATTTTGTCCGTGTCGTGGTCACGACGCCAGCCCTGCTCCATCACAACCGCGCACCAGGGCGGCCTGTTCGAGAGCCGTTCGATCTGGATCGGCTCGTCGTGGATCACGCTGTCGCTGCGCAGCCAGCCGTGGTCGCGGACAACCATGTCCACCACTTGACGGTTACCGGCCTGGTTGGAGTCAGGCTGCGTGTTGGCCGCCAACTGGACCTTTGTCCAGGCGTTTAGCTGGAGACGGGTGATTTCGCTGAAAACGGCCTCGGAGACCGGGTAGGGGCTGGCCGGGTTGGGAAAATCATGGGAGTGCCCCTCGCCCCAGAAGCCGTACATCATCAGGTCCATGAACTCCACCAGCGGGTCGCGGTCGAACCGTTCGGCCAGCAGCTCGTTCAGCTCGCGGAAGGCCCGCATGAATTCCGGGTGGTCGTATTTCGGTTCGTAGTGGGGGCGTCCGTTGTTCAGCCCCTTGACCACCGGAACCCTCTCGCGCAGGAAATCAGGCAGGGCCAGGCGGTCAGGCTGGCCGACCGTGTTGGACAACTGGACGCGGAAACATACCCGCAGGCCGCGCTGGCGCGCCGCCTGGAGCGTGAGGTCCCAGACCGGATTGAGGTCGAGGCGGCCGGGCGACGACTGCACGTCGCGCCAGTCGCAGCGGATATAGAGCAGGTCCACGAACGGCAGTGAAGACAGCTTGTCCACCGATTGTTCGAGAGTCTCCCTGCCGGCGCGCACCGCCCTGGCGGGGCCGCCCTCCTCCCAGGTGTAGCCGATCAGCCCGGTGCCGTAGTTGCGGACGTGATGTTCGCCGGGAGAGCTGTAGCCGATCGTGGCCCAACTCGCCACGCCGTCGTCCAGGCCGAACGGTCCCTGGTTCAGGCGGTCGGGTACGTCCGGGCCGGGTCCGAAATCGTAGCCTTCCCACAGATGGATCGGGACATCGGCGCGGGCCTGAACAGCGGAAGCTGAAACAGATGCCGCGGCAGCCGCGGCGCTGGTCTTGAAAAAGTCTCTTCGGTTGGGCATTAAGGATTTCTCTTTGCTGTTCGGGTTGATTTGATGAGCGGATATTGGTTTTATCGTAACAGAACCATTTTGCGTGTCTGGGCAAACTCCCCGGCCCTCATCCGGTACAGGTAGACCCCGTTGGCGACAGGGTTGTCCTGCTCGTCGTTGCCGTCCCAGAAGACAGTATAGGTTCCGGCCGTGCGGAACGCATCCACCAGGGTGCGGATCACCTTGTTGCGCAGGTCGAACACCTTCAGGCTGACCCGCACCCCGCCGGCGGATTCCGGCAGGGAGTAGCTGATCGATGTGCGGGGGTTGAACGGGTTCGGACTGTTCTGCATCAGCGCAAACGGTTCCCGGTAACCGGGCAGGGAACCGGTGCGGTCGAGCGCGGTTTCGATCCGGCGGCGAAGGGATTCCGTCAGGCCGAGCACAGGCAGCGATTCCCTGAGAGCCTCTCCCTCGCCGGCTGTCAGCTCCAGCGCTTCAATCTGCCCGTTAAGCCCCTCGGCCGCCGCCAGCGACGACAGGCCCGGACCGCAGAAGCCGGTCATGATATCCCGCAGCAGGATGACAACGTCGGCCACCCCGGCGACATTGTCACCATTGATATCGCCGCGCAGATCGCCGGGATTGCGGAGTTGAAAGATCAGCAGCGCCAGGGCATCGGCCACCCCCAGACGGCCGTCCCCGTTGAAGTCGCAGCCCATGCCGTCCGGCTCGGGGTCTCCTTCGGTCATAAATTCCTGGTGCCAGTAGCTCCAGTCGGACCAGGCCTCCTCATCGGACTGCTGGCGTACCCGGAGGTAATAGGTCGTGCCCGGAGCCAGCCTGATTTCGTTTGCCAGGGAGCCGCTGAACGTACCGGCCGATGCGCCCACGACCACGCTGTCGCCGTCGGTGACCGGGTTCGAGCTCCAGACAACACGGCGACCGTCGCGGTCCAGCGCGATCCGGACCTCCCAGGCGTCCTGGCTGCCGGGTCCGGAGT harbors:
- a CDS encoding HEAT repeat domain-containing protein yields the protein MSAKSIFPAVCLLALICSAAFAGTALQELTGHLGSPDPAVRLDAVRRIAVTCHGEGLGSLITAASDSDEYVRERAVQALGNSGNGDAVTPVLAAFDDPADFIRWRAVQAAARLGVRDIDERLARLVSDRFWRVRVVTFQLLGEIGREMLVSGSPELASSPAGEKIRSCLLAGLNDSDERARVAAARSLATLNDRAAYTPLVELLNEGSLFTREQAALGLGDLRDNRALLPLIEALEDPENRISREGRDWACWGAAVALEQLTGQDYKTNAKKWRQWLAADRPQ
- a CDS encoding silent information regulator protein Sir2 — translated: MDRGLVALARDRGQVFVSWRLLQSDPADIGFNLYREDIFNHKLERVNDKPVTSSTCYLDSTLAQGTTYYYHVRPVTGGKEGPPSATFFVRAWPFNVPYVQILLQGNYDAHNVAVADLDGDGAYDYVIKQPDFNTDPWREPGYWRRSRDTYKLEAYSSKGKFLWRYDMGWSIEMGTWYSPYIVYDLDCDGRAELYTKAGEGDPREIDGEVVSGPEWLVKVDGSSGEVVSRIPWFSRDGFDTMSHVTRNFLTIAYLDGKRPSLIMQRGTYGIIKTGAFDASLEKIWYWEASGENEKYQGQAQHGLISADIDRDGRDELVIGSAALDDDGKAIWTTGLGHNDVGYVADIDQARPGLEIFYGLETHHETGGVCLAEAESGKIIWSYQGKTTHVHSQGMVGDIDAAHPGMECYAGESDRSQFWLYSAKGERMSDKPFGNNVLAPRAIWWDGDAQKEINCEGRIFDYNGETITEIEGRVIGIADCLGDWREEIITSLPGEIRIYSTTIPTNTRRTCLMQDRQYRLGVTAASMGYFYPPQLGGVAMP
- a CDS encoding amidohydrolase family protein, which translates into the protein MTRRVNRCFNTTSLCFLLVLSLAACSSRAPQAEPAAGEASESEGMTVEELLAMPKVDAHAHIVSLKGANEAEFFALLERHNLKWITIATRGTQWDRVTEIIDSAVRLTPEYPHNLAWITTFNLENWGEPDWKDRALATIEEGFERGAVGVKVWKEIGMVLQDPDGGFVMIDDPRFEPVFRLIEAHGKTLLAHIGEPRNCWLPLDSMTVNNDRNYFRENPQYHAYRHPEIPHYWKHIAARDSVLARHPKLRLVGAHLGSLEWDVDSLARRLDLYPNFAVDMSARICHFQVQDREKVRSFFLKYQDRLMYATDYIASGGQGSGLSETLERMEKTYMTDYRYFATGEEMSAPEVNGPFRGLALPRDVLQKVFRENARNWYPGIGSVGVNSAYAAN